In uncultured Draconibacterium sp., one genomic interval encodes:
- a CDS encoding pseudouridine synthase: protein MNIPVLYQDDSIIVVEKPIELPVHKNDFMPNDAPYLTKLIGDETGKWIYNVHRLDSKTSGVMVLAFSSEVASVLTKQFEQKEVQKTYYAIVQGNPGEGTFDSKVLVKKKSKFKKPAVTHYKTLRTVQTKLTSKDKTDIELSLVEINPVTGRWHQLRQHFAKNMFDIIGDTHHGDFTLNKIILADTDIRRLFLHAGKLEFKHPATAEQVSFESAIPEEFDRLLNFY from the coding sequence ATGAATATTCCAGTATTATATCAAGACGACTCGATAATTGTGGTTGAGAAACCCATTGAGCTTCCGGTTCATAAAAATGATTTTATGCCCAACGACGCGCCGTATTTAACCAAATTGATTGGTGATGAAACGGGGAAGTGGATCTATAATGTGCATCGCTTAGACTCAAAAACATCAGGAGTGATGGTTTTGGCATTTTCGTCGGAAGTGGCCAGTGTTTTAACCAAACAGTTTGAGCAGAAAGAAGTGCAGAAAACCTACTATGCCATTGTGCAGGGAAATCCGGGAGAGGGAACCTTCGACTCAAAAGTGTTGGTGAAAAAGAAATCGAAATTTAAAAAGCCGGCTGTAACGCATTATAAAACATTACGCACTGTTCAAACAAAATTGACTTCGAAAGATAAAACTGACATTGAATTAAGTTTGGTGGAGATTAATCCGGTGACAGGACGCTGGCACCAGTTACGTCAACATTTTGCCAAAAACATGTTTGATATTATTGGCGATACACACCATGGAGATTTTACTTTGAATAAAATTATTTTGGCAGATACTGATATTCGCCGCCTTTTTCTGCATGCTGGAAAACTTGAATTTAAACATCCTGCGACAGCAGAACAGGTTTCTTTCGAATCTGCTATTCCTGAAGAATTTGATCGGCTGCTCAACTTTTATTAG
- a CDS encoding methionine-R-sulfoxide reductase: MKTIVLLFILSLSFGSYAQNEKQEKDAKKMEYNKLNEFERYVILEKGTERPFTGKYSDYKENGTYVCKQCGAALYKSTDKFDSHCGWPSFDDEIDGAVNRTTDADGRRTEITCANCGGHLGHVFFGEGFTDKNTRHCVNSVSLDFIPANDDTKKGKQ; encoded by the coding sequence ATGAAAACAATTGTATTATTATTTATTCTCAGTTTAAGTTTTGGAAGTTATGCCCAAAATGAAAAACAAGAAAAAGACGCTAAAAAAATGGAATACAACAAATTAAACGAATTTGAACGATACGTAATTTTAGAAAAAGGAACAGAACGCCCGTTTACCGGGAAGTACAGTGATTATAAAGAAAATGGCACTTATGTGTGTAAACAGTGTGGTGCGGCCCTGTATAAATCGACCGATAAATTTGATTCGCACTGTGGTTGGCCAAGTTTTGATGATGAGATTGACGGTGCAGTAAACCGAACAACAGATGCCGACGGGCGGCGTACCGAAATCACCTGTGCCAATTGTGGTGGTCACCTGGGGCACGTATTTTTTGGTGAAGGTTTTACAGATAAAAACACCAGGCATTGTGTCAATTCAGTTTCGCTCGATTTTATTCCGGCAAATGATGACACAAAAAAAGGAAAACAGTAA
- a CDS encoding PepSY-associated TM helix domain-containing protein, with translation MKIRKLLRILHRDFGYFIVAMTIVYAVSGIYLNHRHDFNPDYKIIITDFTHDLQPQQSYTDDEIQLIVESVQPDIVYKKHYIDNDGDIKVFIANGEVIIYPGSGEGRMRYLQRRPLVFSMNKLHRATMGTVWKWVSDTMAVILLFVAVSGLFILKGKRGLRRWGWWITVAGFIVPLIFVILYL, from the coding sequence ATGAAAATTCGGAAACTTCTACGCATTCTACATCGCGATTTTGGATACTTTATTGTGGCTATGACAATAGTTTATGCAGTGTCGGGAATCTATCTGAACCATCGTCACGATTTCAACCCTGATTACAAAATAATAATCACTGATTTTACCCATGATTTGCAGCCTCAACAATCGTATACCGATGATGAGATTCAACTAATTGTGGAATCCGTTCAGCCCGATATAGTATATAAAAAACATTACATAGATAATGATGGCGATATAAAGGTATTTATTGCCAACGGAGAGGTGATAATTTATCCCGGTTCGGGAGAAGGAAGAATGCGTTATTTGCAGCGTCGGCCATTGGTATTTAGCATGAACAAACTGCACCGCGCCACCATGGGAACGGTATGGAAGTGGGTGAGCGATACAATGGCTGTAATTCTCCTGTTTGTGGCTGTATCGGGTCTGTTTATTCTGAAAGGAAAAAGAGGTTTACGACGTTGGGGATGGTGGATTACAGTTGCCGGTTTTATAGTTCCTTTAATCTTTGTAATTTTATATCTTTAA
- a CDS encoding DUF134 domain-containing protein: MPRRKRNRRIQVPPVIKGMSVYGVRGRKTNEVILHLEEYEAIRLLDYQNLTQEEAAVFMDVSRPTLTRIYEEARNKVATAFVEGRDLIFRGGDVYFDKNWFRCNSCKASFSDYSENTEKCPVCNSEDLVSLNDFYMDK; the protein is encoded by the coding sequence ATGCCAAGAAGAAAAAGAAACAGAAGGATCCAGGTACCTCCGGTAATTAAAGGTATGTCGGTTTATGGTGTTCGCGGACGTAAAACCAATGAAGTTATTTTACACCTCGAAGAATACGAGGCGATTCGTTTACTGGATTACCAAAATCTTACGCAGGAGGAAGCAGCCGTTTTTATGGATGTTTCGCGCCCGACATTAACCCGTATTTACGAAGAAGCCCGAAATAAAGTGGCTACGGCATTTGTTGAGGGAAGAGACCTTATTTTCAGAGGTGGTGATGTTTATTTTGATAAAAACTGGTTTAGGTGTAACAGTTGTAAAGCAAGTTTTAGCGATTACTCTGAAAATACTGAAAAATGCCCGGTTTGTAACTCCGAAGACCTGGTTTCGCTAAACGACTTTTATATGGATAAATAA
- the aroC gene encoding chorismate synthase: MNTFGKIFRLTSFGESHGRGIGGIIDGCPAGVELDIDLIQRDLARRKPGQSKITTQRKEPDQVEFLSGVFEGKTQGTPIAFAIWNKDQHSNDYNDLKDVYRPSHADFTYTKKYGTRDHRGGGRSSARETIARVVAGAVAKQILAKAGVSIQAFVSQVGEIKLQKDYKELDLSATENNIVRCPDQEVADQMIARIEKAGREHDTVGGVITGVATGVPAGWGEPVFNKLHADMGFAMLGINAVKGFEYGSGFEGTKLSGSEHNDIFIKTDEGVRTKTNNSGGIQGGISNGEDIYFNVAFKPIATLLKEQQTLDKDEKSIKINPKGRHDPCVLPRAVPIVEAMAALVLVDHFLLNKLNTI; the protein is encoded by the coding sequence ATGAATACTTTTGGAAAGATATTTCGCTTAACCTCATTTGGCGAATCTCATGGACGAGGAATTGGTGGTATAATCGATGGTTGTCCGGCAGGGGTTGAGCTCGATATAGATTTAATTCAAAGAGACCTGGCCCGAAGAAAACCAGGACAGTCGAAAATTACAACACAACGTAAAGAACCGGATCAGGTAGAATTTCTTTCCGGGGTATTTGAAGGAAAAACGCAGGGAACTCCAATTGCATTTGCTATTTGGAACAAAGATCAACACTCGAACGATTACAATGATCTTAAAGATGTATACCGTCCGTCGCACGCCGATTTTACTTACACTAAAAAATACGGCACACGTGATCATCGTGGAGGCGGCAGATCATCAGCACGCGAAACCATTGCACGTGTAGTAGCCGGAGCAGTTGCCAAACAAATACTGGCAAAAGCGGGTGTTTCTATTCAGGCTTTTGTATCGCAGGTTGGAGAAATTAAGCTGCAGAAAGATTATAAAGAATTAGATCTTTCGGCTACCGAGAATAATATTGTACGTTGTCCTGATCAGGAAGTCGCAGACCAAATGATCGCCCGAATTGAAAAAGCCGGACGCGAACACGATACAGTTGGTGGTGTAATAACAGGTGTTGCTACCGGTGTGCCTGCAGGCTGGGGAGAACCCGTTTTTAATAAACTGCATGCCGACATGGGTTTTGCAATGCTCGGAATTAATGCTGTAAAAGGATTTGAGTATGGTTCTGGTTTTGAAGGAACAAAACTCAGTGGCTCGGAACACAACGATATTTTTATAAAAACAGACGAAGGCGTTCGTACAAAAACGAATAACTCAGGTGGTATTCAGGGAGGTATCTCCAATGGCGAAGACATTTATTTTAATGTTGCATTCAAGCCCATCGCCACCTTATTAAAAGAACAACAAACACTCGACAAGGACGAGAAAAGCATAAAAATTAATCCGAAAGGAAGACACGATCCTTGTGTGCTTCCACGTGCTGTCCCCATCGTTGAGGCAATGGCTGCATTAGTTTTGGTTGACCACTTTTTACTAAATAAACTTAACACGATTTAA